A genomic region of Barnesiella viscericola DSM 18177 contains the following coding sequences:
- a CDS encoding T9SS type A sorting domain-containing protein → MRKTILLLIGIASVMGGRVAAQSVVATAGGGNETLVWTLGEVFTESVMRSNVVRFSQGFNQPFVAPTSGIFSVKNDNLDLKVGPNPVADELYLTLSEAEGSTWYLYDVQGRLLDSGRLPEAQQAVIAFSDREAGEYILKVENEKGARSVLILKK, encoded by the coding sequence ATGAGAAAAACCATACTATTATTAATAGGTATCGCCTCGGTCATGGGTGGTCGGGTTGCAGCCCAGTCGGTAGTAGCCACGGCCGGAGGCGGTAACGAGACACTCGTTTGGACCCTGGGCGAGGTATTCACCGAGTCGGTCATGCGTTCCAACGTAGTTCGGTTCTCCCAAGGATTCAACCAGCCGTTTGTCGCTCCCACCTCGGGCATCTTCTCGGTCAAGAACGATAATCTCGATTTGAAGGTAGGTCCCAATCCCGTGGCCGATGAACTGTACCTCACGCTCTCCGAGGCTGAGGGCAGCACCTGGTATCTGTATGACGTGCAGGGACGTCTGCTCGACTCGGGCCGTTTGCCCGAAGCCCAACAGGCTGTGATTGCTTTCTCCGACAGAGAAGCCGGTGAGTATATATTGAAAGTTGAGAATGAAAAAGGAGCCCGCTCGGTTCTGATTCTAAAAAAATAA